The Penicillium psychrofluorescens genome assembly, chromosome: 2 nucleotide sequence TGGAGTGGACATTCCTAGGAAGACTTTCTGCCCCTGGATGATAGCGCTCGCCTATTAGGGTGTCAGTATCGCCTTCTGAGTATAAAGAGTGTTTACCCGATGTCTTACCCAAGACTGGCCAAAACTCAAGTTCGACATAATTGTGATAACTGCATGCTCCTTGATGTTGAAGTGGTGGTCGGGATTGATGACAAAATCCCAGCTGCCAAATATGCGAACGGTTTTTATAGGAAGTGCTTTGGCGATGAAGCACCCGATGGGATAGCTCACCAACTGGGCAACCAATGAAGTGATGGTGACACTGGGATACCGCATTGAGAAAAACTGATTGACACCTGTTCCGACCTGTTGACCAATATGATGTCAGCGGGACCATAACAGTTTTGCTAATTCAATGTTCGTTGATCCTGTACCAGAGTAAATACTATGCCAAGAAACCACATGCGCAATGTATTGACGGGCAGGCTAGGGTCGTCCGTATTTGGGACATTGGCCCGGACTTCGAGGTAGGGAGAATTGTCTGAATCGATTGTATACTCAACCGTATTGCTTTCTCCAATGGCAATTTCCATTGCCTCATCCGCAGTAACCGGCTTTTTAGTGGTTTCAGGGTCGTTGATGTAAGGATCATCTTGGGGCGTCTGTGGGCCATCCTCGCGGTGGGATGGATgagcagccatggcgatgacTTGTCAATCGAACCAAAGaatgaggatggagatgaaatGAAGGCTTCTTCTTACCGTGCAGCATCTGGCGCCTAGTGACCTCTTTATATGTGTTTAAGACGGTTCAAAACCTAGCGTGGTACCATAGAATTTGGTCTTGTCGCTTCTTTGCCAATCGGACAGCGATTCCGTTAGCGTccctcgacgaggccaaAAGTATAAAGAGTAGATATGGGATATGGGGAACGAAAATACGGCGAATGGGAATCCGGAGATTTTCCGCATTGGCTTTTGATGGATAATAGTCGCCATGTGCTGATAATGCCGGGTTTCACGGGACGTGCTCTTTATCGACAAAAATACGGACGGAGGGTAAGGTCCAAGCGAGTCCCATACATTAGTCTCTTCGGCATGCCGGTATAAGCCAATCAAATTTAGCGTGAGATTGAAATGGCAAAACGTCGGAGCTTCTCCGAAGGTGGAGGATCTAGAGGAGAAATGCAGTCGGCAGCCTGAGTCTGCGGGGTTAATCCTCATTGCTCTCCATAAGCTTCAAACTAAAAGGAAATTCAAAAGTAAGCCACCGAAAGAATCAACGCGCAGTGTAACGTGTAACGTGGAAACGAAAGTTCAAAGAGAAGAGATCGCCACCCATGGCCTAATTATGCTTCGACTAGCAGACGGGGTCGGTGATGGTTAGGCCCGAGATATCGCGTGAGCCATCGCATTCGCTTGGACCTTCCCGGGCTTGAAACAAATATAAGCCGTTAAGAGTTGGCTAGGCACCTTGTCAGCGAACTACTCTTATTTAAAGGACAAGACGAAAACTGCTAAAGCCAAGGTTTGATTTATTGGTGTTTCTACGGTTCTGAGGGCCACTCCATTCAATTCCAAGAAGCATTCCACACCGTACAGTAAGTAACTGCGAAAAAAGATATTCTTCAATCGGTCTGAGAATAACCAGTTCCATAGAGATGGCCATCACAAAAACCTCGTCCATACTGATCATTGGGGCAGGAACTTGGGGTACATCCACTGCCCTTCATCTGACTCGCCGGGGATACACCAATGTCACAGTCCTCGACCCTTATCCAGTGCCGTCCTCCATATCCGCCGGCAATGACACCAACAAGGTGATATCTTCCGGACAATACAGTAACAGAAAGGATGAAATCGAAGTCAATGAGATTCTTGGCGACCAGGCATTCGAGGGATGGACCAAGGATCCCCTCTTCCAACCGTATTACCATGACTCAGGTCTATTAATGTCCGCCTGTACACAAAATGGCCTCGACCGACTCGGAGTGCGTGTTAGGCCGGAAGACTGCTCCAGCCTGGCTAAGATCTCTACGCCAGAAGAATTTCAAAAGTTGGCTCCTCCCGGAGTGCTCCAAGGCGAGTTTCCGGGATGGAAAGGATATTTTGCCAAGACAGGTGCTGGGTGGGCTCAGGCTCGAGACGCTCTTGTTGCAGCAGCTCGCGAAGCCCAACGACTGGGAGCCAAATTTGTGACAGGCAATCCCCAAGGCAAGGTAATAACTCTCATATTCGAGAACAACGATGTTAGGGGTGCTGTTACTGCGGACGGCAAAATTTGGCACGCGGAGCAAACCATCCTATGTGCCGGTGCAAATGCTGGGCAGTTTCTCGATTTCAAACAACAGCTACGCCCGACGGCCTGGACACTGGTTCATATCAAGCTAACACCAGAGGAGCGAGCGCTTTACAAGGATATGCCTGTCATCTTCAACATCGAAAAaggtttcttctttgagcCAGATTCATCTGGTGAGATCAAAATTTGCGATGAACATCCCGGATATGTCAATATGGTGGAATTTGAGGATGGGCCAGTTCGCAGTATTCCGTTCGAAAAGACGCAGGTCCCCAAGCAATCCGAAGTGAGAATAAGGGCACTGCTTGGAGAGACCATGCCACAATTGGCAGACCGTCCATTCAGTTACGGAAGGATTTGCTGGTGCGCTGATACCGCTAATCGCGAGTTTATCGTTGACCGCCATCCATCACACCCTTCTCTTATTCTCGGCTGCGGTGCTTCTGGTAGAGGTGAGCCGTGAAATTCTCAAATAATTCCGCAGTTGTCTATGGCTAATGGAAATACTTCTCTCAGGTTTCAAGTATCTCCCATCAATTGGGGGTCTTGTTGTGGATACTATGGAGAATAAGGTTGCCCAAAAGATTCACGAGGTTGTTAAATGGGACCCCGAGTCTGCAGTGAACAGGAACTGGAATGATACGTTGGGAAGATTCGGGGGCCCTAACACCGTCATGGATTTCAATGACGTAAAAGAATGGACAAATCTAGAGCCGAGAAATATCTCGAAGTTGTAATCAGTATCAATGAACCTACATAATTTCCATAGGTAGCTAGAATTTACGGTGGTTATTTGGCTCCAATGGCCAGTTCGGGATATATTCTGTGAGATTCCGGTTCTTGGTGGAAAGGAATAGCGCTGTTCATTCAAAATCTTCGAATctagaggaagaagaagaatcggaaagagagagagtatAGAACATACAAAATAAAAGCTAGGAATCTGAGGGATGTTCATTTAGAGTGGCACAACTAAGACATTTGGCAACAATTTACAAGACAGAAAGTCGATGCCTTCAGATTCGTCGTGCCGAGCTTCCGCTTAGCTGTTGGTTATTTTGCTCGCAAGGCCCCCAACGACTCGGCTGCAATTGGGACGGTCACTTGTAGCTGTCCACTGTTCACAGCGAAAGCCCCTATACGAGGGCAGGTCTATGGCTATCAACAGACTGCCTAGCACCGAAAAAACGGCCCTGTGGGTGTGGTATTTCCTTTTTGGTATCCTCATCGTAGCCTCCTCTtatctcttctccatccgATTCAAATAGGGTTAGACCCAGTCTAGTCGGGCGGATCCCCTTATCTCCAGGACCTGCCCACCTACCGCCCGTTTGGTCTTCTCCGCACGACTCCCTGCGGCGTGCACTCTACAGTTCACGTGCACACCCCAACATCAATGCATGAGCGCCAGCGAGTATGGCGTGCCTGTCAGGCATGCCGCCGCAAGAAAATAAAGTGCGATGGAGAGTCCCCATGCCAAAGTTGCAGTCGCAAGCAAGCAGCATGCGTCTATGAGGAGCCGAGCAACAAGATAGGGTCAGCGGATCCGCTGTATGTCTCTTGTTCATTATATATGCCTATAGTACACGATTTATAGCTAACCAACCTGCAATAGATACGTCATGAGGCTCGAGAACCGAATCCAACTGATGGAGCAAACACTACGGCTACAGCTAACCAGCCAACAACAAAGAGAGAACAATCAGGGTTCTGATGCGCTAGTACGTGGGCAAGCAACCGGTCTTCATGACGGTGAAGGTCCTTGTCCGATGGAAGAGCTCCAGGGTGTACAATGTACAGGGGTGCCAGATGCGCCGCTACCAACATCTCAGTCGCCTCCTTCCGAAGGTCATGACGGTAGTCGACTAGGAGGTCTGACTCTCGACGGCTCTGGTGCTCTGCTGGAGAACATCCTGGACCCTACGCtcaatgaagaagcagatccCGCTGCAGTCGACGTGACCCGATTGACGGAGCCCCTGCTGCAAGCTCTGGTTGACACATTCTACTCCTCTTACTACCCTATATTCCCTATTATTCAACAACATGATTTTCAATGGCAATATGATCGCTGGCTATCTATGCGCCAAAGCGGTGATGGCGATCGCAGCAGCTTTTCGTTTCTCTTGTACGCATTACTCGCCgtggcggcgtcggcgatCCCAGCGGACCACGCGATATTTGACCAACCTGGCTTGCAAATTTACAAGCGCGTAAACCTCGGAGATCTGCTTTACTCCCATGCTACTTCCAAGTGTCCAGGACTGCCATTCCAGCGGGATGGGAAACATTccatcaacgccgccatcGCGCTGGGTCTTCTCAGCCTCTACTTGATCGAAGTCGGTGACGTGAGTGGTGCATGGGCCATCGCGGGTCACGCAATCCACTTGTATCAAGGCCTGGAACTAGAGGAGCTTGAAGATAGCACAGACGGAGCGCCCGACGCTGGCGAGACTTGGAACCCACGCGGTAATGTCTGGTGGTGTTTATATATTTTGGACTGCTCTCTGTCAACGGCTTTGTCCAAGCCTATGGCGACCTCTGATACGGAGAGTGACCTAAGATACTACGACGACGAAAACTGTCCCGCACTGGGACTTGATGCCAAGACAGACCCTTGGTACTCGGTCATCGCAGGTTTTCATGTCACCATAAGCCGCATTTACAGGTCGATACGATGGATCCGCAAGTCCCGTCGAGTCCAAAAGGACAGGATGTGGGATACACTTCGGGCTTGCACGAAAAGATTTGACGCCGAACTGGAAGATTACTATACCAAGCAGGTTCTTCCGAAAACAGAGGATCCAAGCAGGCAAGTGAGACCTCTAGCGTTACAAACCATTGCCGTATCATCCTACTACATCGGGATCGTCCTTCTCTACCGGACATCTATTGAGCAGTTCAACGCCGCGGACCCGGAAACATTTCTCCGCTGCGCAGAGGCCGCATCCAACTGTATTCAGGTCACACCGCGGGTGATTGCGAACGTGCCCATTAGCCATTTCGTGGTGCAGCAGAGCCGCGCGGTCTACGCCAGTACCAAAGTTCTTTTGCACTGTATGCGCCTGGCCCAGAACGTGGCATTCAACGGCAAGGCCTGGCGCGATGTCGAGATGGGCTTTGACATGCTGTGCAAAATTGATATCCAGTGGCCCCAAATTGGGAAATACCAGCAGCTCATTGCGGGAGACATGCAGCGGACGCAGATTGACTTCAATAGGCATAAGCTGTTCCATGGATTATTTGATCGCTACGGGCAACAGACAACTGGTAAGAGAGGAGGGGAACATGCTGAGCACCACGAAGTTTCACCCAGTACCGACGTCGGTCAAGATTGGCAGCCTATGGAACACCAACCAAAGCGGTACAGGCTGTCGCAGAATTTTGTCCGCGATGAGTCTGTTTCTACTGCATCTTCGGCACGGAACATGCCGCGGAGCGAGGAGCCAGACAGCTATGCAGTGGGGGACCAAACAATGAACATCGGCGATTTTGTCCTCCCTGACCTTCCTTCGCTGTCAATGACTTTGGAAGATTCACCGTCGGCAAATCTTTTTGGTGATGCAACGTTGATGTTGCCCATTGATCAAATAGTCTCATAATGTGACAGACAACAGGAATATATTGCGCCTGTGATTCAATGTATAGACATCTTCCCTGAGAGATGCAGGTTTTTGATCGGATCTTTCCGCTAGGTATATTCTCGTAGTTACTTAGTCCCTACGCAAATCAACGAACCAGATATCTGTTACAAACGGAATATCTCGTGAAGATGACTATCTACCAAAGACCTCATGCAGCCAAAACAGGTTCAACAAGCTTCGGCTCCTGTACAGCAGCAGCCCTTCTTTGTATCAAAGGACTGTCGTCGTTTATCCTTTCATAGACGTGGGCGTCTAAGCACGCCTGCCGACTTTTCAGGACTGCTGGCGCCGTTCTCTCAACCATTCCCTTCGTGTAAGTCTTACACGCCTCCCTCAGGCACTCCCCAAGACCACCATCGTTTGTCTTCAGCGCTGGCAGGATCGCCGACAAGAGCGATTCCACGTCCATAATACCATGGTTTGCAGCCTCGCCTCTGTACATTGTCATGGCATGCGCAGAATCACCAACCAGTACGACGTGTTCCGATCCAGGAATATTCGTCCACTGGTCGTTTGGCGGCACCCAGTCCTCGAGTGATATTGTCTTCGGCTCTGCATCTTCCGGGATAGACTGGACAATCTCATGAAACGGGTCCGCCCAGCCGCTGGCCACCCTCTTCATGAACGCCACACGCTCACGGCTTTTCGCGGGAACGTCCAACGGTGCATCCTCACCTAAAAAGCCCCGGCGGTGCGGCCAGGAGACGAGGATCTGGCAGTCTCGGGTTTCATCGCCGCGGCCGCTTGTCTCGGCGCTGTCCAGAAATGAAAACCAGTGGGACGCATTTGTGAGTGGGTCACCGCCttggaagaaaaagggatCTAACGCGCGCATTTTGGCGGCAAGCTCGCGGGGATAGATGGTACTCACGCCGAGGAGTCGGACCGGCAAGTGGTAATTCTCGTGCACTGATGGGCtgggaaagagagaagcGCGAACACGGGAACGTGAGCCGTCGCATCCGACAATGATCGAGCCCTCTGCTGTGTGCGTTCCATTGGGAGTGGTGAAAGTCGCTCTCACTGCGCCATCATCTGCGGGCCCAAAAGAGTCGAAGGTGTGGTTCCACTAGATGGGCCAGAACGATTAGATTTAAATTGAGTTGGGGCTATTCGCATACATACCTGGACTTCAATCCCATCCATCAAGAGTCTTCGGAACTTCTCACGGGCCATTCGAATTCGCTTACTTGGTGGCACTTGCCAAAGCGCCTCGCCGGTGCGCAAATTGAAGAACAAGAATTGTCCATTGTCGCCGTTGCGGGTCGCTTCAGGATCCACGTATGCCTCCGGCAGACGATCGGAGATGTGACGAGGCAGACATTCCATCAGCGAGTTGAGAGCCCAATGGATGGTGATGCCCCAGCCCTTGCCCCGATACAACGGATCGGGGTCCCTCTCGTAGACAATACAAGGGATGGAGTGCTTCTTGAGGGCTTGCGCCAGAACCAGGCCTGTGATGCCTGCACCCACGATGATGACAGGCGGTTGCGACATGTTGTTTGTTCCTAGAAATCAATGAAAGGTGCAGATCGGGTGCAGAAATAGCACGGTGTATTTGAGAGCTGCGAAGGCTCGAATGTAGTCTTATCACTGGCAATGACTGGCCTCCGGATGCCGGGCCGTAGGCGGAGATCCGGCCCGTGGACACTAAGCCAATTCAGGCAATGCTGTACGTTGCGCACTACTTCTGGTCTTCAATGGAGAGAAGGCGAACGGGCGAGCGGGCCGAGCTGATTCCCcacggaaaagaaaaccacGAGTGCGGCTTTGAACATGGCTGCTGGTTATATCATAATTAGTTAGACACCTGCCTCTCCGTTTCCTCCTGGCCACGACGACTGCTCCTTGACACCATGTATCTCACCAAAACAATCAACAAAGTCGAGATATGTTATGATGAGTCCGGTTACGCCGACGGCCCAGCGGTCGTGCTAGTCTCAGGCTGGGCACACGACCTGCGTCTTTACGATGCCATGCTTCCCTATCTCGCTGGCAATCATCGAGTCATCCGTATCAATTGGCGGGGCCATGGCCCCAATCGGGACTATACAGACGATTTTGGCGTGGAAGAGCAAGTCaacgacaccatccacctTTTACAGGCACTCGGCATCGATCGATTCTATCTCGTCTCGCACTCGCATGGCGGATGGCCGGCACTGGAAATCGCAGACCAATTGGGCAAGGACCGAGTCCTTCGACTGTTGATGATCGATCAGATCATGACCCCTCCTCCACAAGAGTTTGCGGCAGGATTAGAAGCCATGCAGGCACCGAAGACCTGGTTAGCAGCACGTAAGGACCTCTTTGATCACTGGCTGGCGGGAAGCAGTAATGCGGGCGTCCATGACCATTTGACCTACTGCATGGGCAGCTACGGACACCAGATGTGGGCGCTTTCGTGTCGCGTAATTGCGACCGCTTACCAGGCTCATGGGTCTCCAATGGATCGGATGCGAAAGATGGTCAATCCACCACCGATACGTCATGTCTTCTCTCATCCGCTCGAGACACCTGAGTACCGCCAAGTGCACGACAGCTTTTCCAAGGCACATCCATGGTTCTCATATGTGGATTTGGAAGGTGAGACTCATTTCCCGAGTGTCGAGCTGCCGCAGAAAGTGTGCGAGGAGCTCGAAGACTTAATCGAGATGGGTGGAACGCAGCGACGCAATGGCTCTCTATAGATTTTTGCTTCGGGGGCCGCTGTAGCTTACACGGAGCGAATGAAAGATCCAGTTTTCCATTTCCTGAACCAAATCGTCATAGTATTCGTACTGGCGCTCATTTCTGCTTTCTTGGATTATATACAGCACGCGTGGACTACAACTGGCGAGCAATAAAGCGCAGAGGAAAAGAATGTAGCTTTCGTCCGGCTGGAAGGTACGATTTCTACGGCTTAGGT carries:
- a CDS encoding uncharacterized protein (ID:PFLUO_003491-T1.cds;~source:funannotate); translation: MEELQGVQCTGVPDAPLPTSQSPPSEGHDGSRLGGLTLDGSGALLENILDPTLNEEADPAAVDVTRLTEPLLQALVDTFYSSYYPIFPIIQQHDFQWQYDRWLSMRQSGDGDRSSFSFLLYALLAVAASAIPADHAIFDQPGLQIYKRVNLGDLLYSHATSKCPGLPFQRDGKHSINAAIALGLLSLYLIEVGDVSGAWAIAGHAIHLYQGLELEELEDSTDGAPDAGETWNPRGNVWWCLYILDCSLSTALSKPMATSDTESDLRYYDDENCPALGLDAKTDPWYSVIAGFHVTISRIYRSIRWIRKSRRVQKDRMWDTLRACTKRFDAELEDYYTKQVLPKTEDPSRQVRPLALQTIAVSSYYIGIVLLYRTSIEQFNAADPETFLRCAEAASNCIQVTPRVIANVPISHFVVQQSRAVYASTKVLLHCMRLAQNVAFNGKAWRDVEMGFDMLCKIDIQWPQIGKYQQLIAGDMQRTQIDFNRHKLFHGLFDRYGQQTTGKRGGEHAEHHEVSPSTDVGQDWQPMEHQPKRYRLSQNFVRDESVSTASSARNMPRSEEPDSYAVGDQTMNIGDFVLPDLPSLSMTLEDSPSANLFGDATLMLPIDQIVS
- a CDS encoding uncharacterized protein (ID:PFLUO_003490-T1.cds;~source:funannotate); translated protein: MAITKTSSILIIGAGTWGTSTALHLTRRGYTNVTVLDPYPVPSSISAGNDTNKVISSGQYSNRKDEIEVNEILGDQAFEGWTKDPLFQPYYHDSGLLMSACTQNGLDRLGVRVRPEDCSSLAKISTPEEFQKLAPPGVLQGEFPGWKGYFAKTGAGWAQARDALVAAAREAQRLGAKFVTGNPQGKVITLIFENNDVRGAVTADGKIWHAEQTILCAGANAGQFLDFKQQLRPTAWTLVHIKLTPEERALYKDMPVIFNIEKGFFFEPDSSGEIKICDEHPGYVNMVEFEDGPVRSIPFEKTQVPKQSELRKDLLVR
- a CDS encoding uncharacterized protein (ID:PFLUO_003492-T1.cds;~source:funannotate); translated protein: MSQPPVIIVGAGITGLVLAQALKKHSIPCIVYERDPDPLYRGKGWGITIHWALNSLMECLPRHISDRLPEAYVDPEATRNGDNGQFLFFNLRTGEALWQVPPSKRIRMAREKFRRLLMDGIEVQWNHTFDSFGPADDGAVRATFTTPNGTHTAEGSIIVGCDGSRSRVRASLFPSPSVHENYHLPVRLLGVSTIYPRELAAKMRALDPFFFQGGDPLTNASHWFSFLDSAETSGRGDETRDCQILVSWPHRRGFLGEDAPLDVPAKSRERVAFMKRVASGWADPFHEIVQSIPEDAEPKTISLEDWVPPNDQWTNIPGSEHVVLVGDSAHAMTMYRGEAANHGIMDVESLLSAILPALKTNDGGLGECLREACKTYTKGMVERTAPAVLKSRQACLDAHVYERINDDSPLIQRRAAAVQEPKLVEPVLAA
- a CDS encoding uncharacterized protein (ID:PFLUO_003493-T1.cds;~source:funannotate) — protein: MYLTKTINKVEICYDESGYADGPAVVLVSGWAHDLRLYDAMLPYLAGNHRVIRINWRGHGPNRDYTDDFGVEEQVNDTIHLLQALGIDRFYLVSHSHGGWPALEIADQLGKDRVLRLLMIDQIMTPPPQEFAAGLEAMQAPKTWLAARKDLFDHWLAGSSNAGVHDHLTYCMGSYGHQMWALSCRVIATAYQAHGSPMDRMRKMVNPPPIRHVFSHPLETPEYRQVHDSFSKAHPWFSYVDLEGETHFPSVELPQKVCEELEDLIEMGGTQRRNGSL